The following coding sequences lie in one Capsicum annuum cultivar UCD-10X-F1 chromosome 5, UCD10Xv1.1, whole genome shotgun sequence genomic window:
- the LOC107871282 gene encoding chaperone protein dnaJ 20, chloroplastic, with protein sequence MTIIPFSFYLYNTPSSPKSLTQKNSSKMCCNSHGMTIPKTTPPRIPLYPTHPRPNPNLSFPKYPSTKFTSLKAKSNQNDTASLTDNQRNKTFYDLLGIPVTGSLLEIKQAYKQLARKYHPDVSPPDRVEEYTRRFIRVQEAYETLSDPGMRALYDNDMAKGIHFAFSARKRADEPMEEKCEWKNRWQSQLSELKRRSMHKESGNSMSWAARMRKQRNEASS encoded by the exons atgacaataatacccttttccttctatttatataATACTCCATCATCCCCAAAATCGCTCACTCAAAAAAATTCCTCCAAAATGTGCTGCAACTCCCATGGCATGACAATCCCTAAAACCACCCCACCCCGTATCCCCCTTTACCCCACCCACCCACGCCCAAACCCAAATCTCTCATTCCCAAAATACCCCTCCACCAAATTCACATCACTAAAagcaaaatcaaaccaaaatgaCACAGCTTCTTTAACCGATAACCAAAGGAATAAGACCTTTTATGATCTATTAGGTATACCAGTAACAGGGTCATTATTGGAAATTAAACAAGCGTACAAGCAATTAGCAAGAAAGTACCACCCAGATGTTTCACCTCCGGATCGGGTCGAAGAATATACCCGGAGATTTATTCGGGTACAAGAAGCTTATGAAACTTTATCGGATCCTGGAATGAGAGCTTTGTATGATAATGATATGGCTAAGGGAATTCACTTTGCTTTTAGTGCACGTAAACGTGCTGATGAG CCAATGGAGGAGAAATGTGAGTGGAAAAATCGTTGGCAGTCTCAGCTATCAGAACTCAAGAGACGAAGCATGCACAAGGAGTCCGGTAACAGTATGTCTTGGGCAGCAAGGATGCGTAAGCAAAGGAATGAAGCGTCATCTTGA